Below is a genomic region from Methanosphaera sp. ISO3-F5.
GTTTATAATATTCTTCGGGGTTTGTTTCTACTGTAATTACTTCTTTATTTTTCATATTTTTGAAAAAGGTGGTATGTGGATAATCCCAGAAATTATTTGTAAAAATGTAATCATTGTATTTAATGATTCCAAATATTGATTCAAAGAACATATCCATAATTAAATAATCAATATTATCATTTAATTTGTTGAAATAGGACTTGTTTAAATCCTCTTTAATTATGCTGGTACTATATTTATAATCGGGCACATTATCTGGTATTTCAATTGATTTTTCATTAAATGGAACTGGTTTTGACATTAAACTAATCAAAGATGTTCTTACACCATGTACGCAGCGTTTAAAATATTCTTTATAATTGGAATTATGTGCACTTCTAAAATTATCTGCTGAAATACATGATCCGAAAAAAGCTAAGTTGATCATAAAATCACTCAATTATATTTTTAGTAATCTAATTATTTCATCTGCAATTTTATTCATTCCATAATCTGTGTAATGGCATCCATCTATACACACATAATCATACTCATCTTCTTCAAAAATATTTTTTTGATTTAGAAGTACTGTATTCTCATTATTTGTGATAGCATTTTTATAAGTATTTTTAACTATCTCATCATATGGATCGAGTCCTTTCCAATTATTAAAATTTGATGATGTCATTAAAATAATTCTTATTCTTGGATGATATTCTCTTATTTTTTTATAAAATTTTTCATATCTACTTTCGAATTCATATTTATTAAATGCATTTCTTGTATAATCAATAACTATTCCTGAACAATTAAATTTACCAATTAAATCTGCCATTTCTTCAGAGCCTCTACAACATAAAGAAATTGATAAATTTAATATATTTTTATCTAATTTTTTACTTATCATATTTGGAAAAGTATTACTACTTCTTGAAGCTGCAGCACCTTGGGTAATTGAATTTCCATAAAATATTATTGGGATATTTTTCTTTCCATCATATTCTATCGGAAAAATATTAGATTTTTTTTCAATACCTATATACATTTCTTCGATTACATTATAACTTGGTAAAAATATGCATAAAAATCCATTTAATGAATTATTTATAATTTCTGCAAACAAATTTTCTCCGTCTTTTGGTGAAAAAACAGTTCTATGAATATATTCATTGTTTATAACATTATAAACATCAAAACCCATAGAATTCCAATTAACCATCTTATGATAGCCCCATTTTCGTTTTAATCTAATTTTAAATATTATTTTCGATGAATCCGTTTTAAAACGAATTCTAACACCACAAGGAGATTTATTTAAATTATTCATTTCTTGAACAGCAACTTCTCCAAATTGTTTCATTTCTTTTTGAACAACCGGAGGAAATTTATTAAAATCTACTATATTATTACAAGTATTCACTAATCCAAAAAAATATTCTGGATGTTCCATAAAATTAATGAATACATATTCATCTTCATTAATGTTTAATATTTTATCATTTATATTTTCAAGGTATTGCATTTTAAATCTCCTTTATTATATTTGAAAATTTTTTATATAACATTATGTTTCCTGTGTCATTAATGTAATAATTACTTGAAGTACATATATCTTTATTATTTGAATCATATAGTTCTGAAAAGTTGAAATATTTAATTTCTTTATATTTTTTTGTTGTTTTTTTGATGTTGGTGATTTTTTGTTTTTTTGTGTTGTTGATTGTTGACCAGCAGATTATATTTTGTGTTTTTAGAGTTAGTTGTTGTAGTATTTCGTTTAAATTTTCTTGTACTATTGAATCATCTTGGTTATAATAATCTATTTCGAATATTATTAAGTCATATTTTTTTATGTTATTGTTTTTTAGGTAGTAATTTATTTTGTCTAAGTAATTTCTATTGTTGAATGTTATTGTGTCGATTTTGTGTTTTGTTTTTCTTTTTAATATGTTGGGGAACATTGTTCCGGTTGTTGTGCATCCAATTCCATAGCTGTGAATTCCGCCTAGTATTAGTATGTTTTTTTCGTAGTTTGGTTGGTTGTTTTTTATTTCTTTTTGGTTATCTATTTCTATTGATATGTTGGTTAGGTTGCTTAGTATTGGTCCGTAAATTATGTATTCATGTTCTTTGTTGTCATTTATCATTTGTGTTAAGTCGATTGTTTTTTCATTATATCTGGCGTATGTTTCGATGTTGTACCATTGGTTATTTTTTTTATATAGTATTGTTAGTCCTTCTCTTGCGGTTATTCCAACATGGGGGTAGTTTCCTGTATTTTTATTTTTGACGTTGTATTTTATTGTTATTTTGTTTGCGTTTGTTTTGAAGTTGAATGGTTCGTTTTTTTGTATTATGTTTTGGTTTGGGTGAATTTCGTATTTTAATATTTTTTTATCTTTTGTTTCTATTATTTTGTTTGTTGTGTTTGTGTTTTTATTCATGTTTTTCATCCCATAACATGTTTTGAGTTTGATTTATAACGATTACATCATAGTTTTTTTCTATATAATCCTCGAATCTTTTTATCATAGGATTATGAATTTCATTTAATTTATTAAATGGTTCATCAAATATAATATTTTTATTTGAATTTAAACCCCAAGGAGTTAATTTTACTTTATTTAGTATTATTGTTATGTTTGGGTGGTCTTTTTTCATTTTTTTGAAAAATTGGTCGCAACTTTTTGTCCATAGTTTATAATATTCTTCGGGGTTTGTTTCTACTGTAATTACTTCTTTATTTTTCATATTTTTGAAAAAGGTGGTATGTGGATAATCCCAGAAATTATTTGTAAAAATGTAATCATTGTATTTAATGATTCCAAAAAAGGATTCAAAGAACATATCTATAATTAAATAATCAATATTATCATTTAATTTATCAAAGAATGTTTTGTTCAAATCATCATAAATATAACTTTTACGTGATAAATAATCTGTAATAGACTCAGGTATATCTATATATTTTTTGTCAAATGGGACAGCTTTTGATGTTAAACTAATCATAGACATTCTTACTCCATGTAGTTCACGATTAAAATATTCTTTATAGTTTGGATTAAAGATACTTCTGAAAGTATCGATAGAAGCACATGATCCGAAAAAAGCTAAGTTAATCATATATTCACCTAATTATTTTTTATCCAAGCATAATTTCTTTGACAATTATTATTATCTGAAAATTTGTAGAATTTTTCTACTCTTTCTTTATATTTTGACTTCATTAAACAATTATTTTCTAAATATTTTCTTATAGTCTCGATTAGCAAGTCCTCTGTTTTAATAATCTCTCCAAAGCCCATATTTTCATAATTAAAATAACTTTTTTTAGTATCAAAATTAAACTGTTCATAATATTGATAATATATTATAGGTTTCTTTAAATATGCAAAATCAAAAGATACTGATGAATAATCAGTAATTAATAAAGATGATTCTCGGAATAATTTATCGTATGGAATGGAAGTTCCATTAATAACCTCTTTAGGAATTTCTAATAAATGGATATATTTCTGAAGATTTGGATGTGGTTTAAACACTAATTTATATCCATTGTTATGCAATATTTCAAATAATTTTTTATTATTTAATAATTTTTTTAAATTTTTAAAATATGTTGAAGATAACAATTCCTCTTTATTATCATCATTATTTCGCCAAGTTGGAACTAATAATATTTGCTTTTTAATATCTTTTTTGTTTGTTTTCAATAAATCGTGTCTAGGAAATCCTAATATTTTTATAATATTTTCATTATACCCATATCCTGAATTTATAAATGAATCATGTTCATATTTTGAAACAGTTGAAATTAAAGATAAATTTTTTTCATATCTTTTTAACCAAGTTGAAACATTGTTTACTGTAACTCCATGTTGAATAAAGTATTTTTTTGCAGTAGTTAACCCACAATAATATGAATAATAAGGATAAAATGGATTATGTACTTCTTCATCAGGATGTGAAACTATTATTTTATCAGCAAATAAATATAATAATTTATGTTTTAAACTATTATATTTGATGATGTGTTTCTTATGTTTTAATTTTGAATAATCTTCACTATTTTCACTAATTACATAAAATTTCATTATGTTATCCTTTTGATTAATAGCATAATTAAATAATGCTTCAGAATTATCTCCAGCTAGATTTATTCTATCCATAAAAATCCATATATTTTTCAAATATTTAAAATATTTAATTATAGGGAACAATAGTAAATAGATAAGTCTTAGTTTATAAGTATGTTTAAATACAGGATTATCATTATTTTTAAATTGTTTTAATGTATCTTTTTCTAATTTTACTAATTTTTTATATGAATAAGGATATATTTTGAAAGAATTATTTTCATATGTTAATATAGTATCTTGATAAATTGAATACTTATTATATTTTGATATATTACAAAATTTATTAAAGTTAATACCTACATTTACAGTTTTTAAATTATCTTTTGAAAAATCTTTTTTATTCTTATTTTTATGATAATTCAATTCTAGATTTACACTATTAATTTCAGCAGAGTCTAAAGGTATTTCTATTTCAAAACTTGAGTTATATTTCCATATTTTTGATAAAAATTTTTTATCTTTACGTAATGTATAAAAAATAGGTTTTGATATATACCTTTCTTGATTATTTTTTATAGCAGATATTGAAAGATGTTCCCGATTAAAATATGAATTAAATAATCCTGAAATTAGTAATTTTGATTCCTTGATTTCTATTATATCTAACCAAATTTGATGAGTTTTTAATTGATCTAAAACAATTTTGTTTGTTTTAAGTTTAACATTATTATTTTCGATAATAATTTTTTGTCCATTTTTTAGAGTATAAAAAAATTTTTTTAAATCTTTGTTTTTAATATTAAAATTATTTAGAATAACTTCATTTTCTATATAATTTAAGATTATATTTAAATAATATAAAAATTCTTCATGTTCCATATCATCTTTAAATACATTTATGTCTGATATATTTAAAATCCATTGAATATCATACGCCATCATGTATTGAATGAAATATGGTATATGTAACTCATAGTCTAAACAATATTTAATTAAATCTAAAAAATGATATTTTAGTCTAGGAGTATAATGTAAAAAATTGTTTCCCATAGTATCCAATGTTGATTTTTCATTTTCTCTTCTTCTATAGAAATATTTTGATGAATTAATGACACCCAATGTTTTTTTATTTAATAATATTTTGTTTATTACATTTGCATCTTCAGAACCCATAAATCCTGTCTTAAATCTAATATTTTCAAACATTTCCGATTTAATAAATGTTGAAGATATAGTTAATTGGGGATTGTTTGGTTCTTTTAAAAGATCAATTACTCTTTCTTTCTTAAATTTATAATTTAATATGTGAGGAGAGTTGGTTCTTCCAAATTGATATAAGGGGAGTGCGACAACATCTGTTTCATCAGAATGCTTTTCAAAGAAATTATAAACATCTTTGAAACAATTATAACTTAAATAATCATCACTATCTAAAAAATTAACATATTTTCCTTTAACATGGTTTAATCCATAATTTCTTGCACTTGATTGCCCTTGGTTTTCTTGTTTTAATGATAATATATTATCTGGATATAACTGTTGATATTTATCAATAATTTCTTGGGATGAATCAGTACTTCCATCGTTTACTAAAATTAATTGTACATTATGTACAAAACCAATTGATTGTGTTATTATGGATTGAATCGCATCATCTAAATATTTTTCAGTATTATAAATGGGCATAACTACTGTGAACTCTTTAAATGAATCTTTTTCTTTAAATGTTTCATAAGTATTGGATAATAATAATTTTTTTGTTCTATTTCTAATTTTAATATCTAATTCATTTATATTTAGTTTATATTCATCTTCATCTGTTTTGTTGAAGGATATAATGCTACTAAAATCTTCTTTAAGAAGTTCCCAAAATTCTGATTTATATTTGGGTGCAGTCTGTGAATATCTTGTTAAACAACCATTAATCATTTTATTATATAATTGTTTTTTATATATTTTTAAACGATCTTTTTTAATGAAAATGTCTCTAATATGTTTAAAAACTTTTACAATGTCTTTATAATTATTGTCTGAATTAGATGTTACAGTAGATCCATATCGATTAATTCGATATGTATATAATGGTTCTTCAATTACTGACATTCTAATAGCATTTAAATATATATTATAGAAAAATACTTCATCTTCAAATATTATATTTTCTGGAAATTTAATATTCTTGTTTAATAAAAAATTTTTATTATATAATTTATTAATAGGGGTAACTGATATTTCATTAGTAAATTCTAAGGTGTGCCAATGATTAAAAACTGGTTTTTTAAAGTTATCAAAACATTTTAAAGAATAATACCAATCATTTGTATTTTCCTTTTTAGTAATATCATCATATGTCTTAACAGCACACATTACAATATCTAAATCTTTTTGTATAGCTTTTTCATATAACTTTTTAAACATATCTTTATCAATGAAATCATCACTGTCTACAAAACCTATATATTTTCCAATTGCATGATCAATACCTAAATTTCGAGCAATTGCTTGACCTTCATTTTTCTTTGAAATAATTTTTATTCTAGAATCTTCTTTAGCATATTTCTCAATAATTTTTAAAGAATTGTCTGTTGATCCGTCATCAATACAAATTATTTCTATTTCTTTTAATGTTTGATTTATAACACTTTTTAAGCATTCGTCTAAGTATTTTTCAACATTATATACTGGGATAATTATGGAGACTTTGATATTTTCGTTATACTTTTGATTATTATTAATTATTTTCTTTAAATGAGTATTGTCAATAGAATTATATTCATTAAATTTGATATTTTTAAACAGATTTATGAAATCTTCATTTATATATTCTGTTTTTATTAAATTTTTTTCATCGATATGTTCTAGAATTTTTTTAATGTTATTATATATTTGTGGAAAATTGTTTAATAAATAATTTAAATTTGCATTTAAAATGAATTCCTTTAAATCATATAAAATGTTTTCTTGAATGAATGTTGGAACATTTTTAAATTCATTTAAACATTTATCTAATAATTTTAAATGACATTCATCAAATCTTTTAGAATAATACTTTTTATCAAATATTATGCTATCAGAAATTCCTAAAAAGTCCATATGTTTTCTGTAATAATACTTTGCTTGATTTATAAAACAAACATTGCTATTATACAATAAATAAGTATTTACGAATAAAAAATCTTCTGAAAAATTTAAATTTTCGTTAAATGTAATGTTATTTTTTTCTATTTTTGCTGAGTTGAAAAATGTATTTGTTACAGAAGTAACTGGATAAGGATACTCCTCTTTTAAATTGAATACTTTGTTTAAATATTTTTTATTTACAATATTTTCTCTGTTTTCTTGTTCAAAATAAATTTTTTTGATTGAAACTAAATCCACATTTGTACTATTAAAAGTATTATACACTTCTTCTAGACAGTTTTCAGACAAGTAATCATCACTATCTAAAAAATTTATATATTCTCCCTTAATGTATTTTAGGCCCTGATTTCTTGCATTTGATTGTCCTTGATTTTCTTGTTTTATTGTTACAATATTGTCTGGGTATAATTTTTTATAGTAATCTATTATATTTTGTGAAGAATCTGTACTTCCATCGTTCACTATAATTAATTGGACATTGTTTACAAAACCAATGGTCTGATTTAAAATAGAATCAATTGATTTATCTAAATAGTTTTCAGAATTATAAACACTCATTATAATTGAAAATTTAAATGGAATACTGTTATTTGAAGGTATATCCTCAAAATTAATGAAAATCACCACGATTAATAATTAAAATGTTTTTAGAAGTTAGTTATATATACTATAACAAATGCATCGTTTTTTTATAATTTTAATATAATATAGAAAAATTTCATACTAAAATAAACTATTGATTAAATCTCTTTGTTCAGTATATAATTTGTTATATTAAGCTATAACGAAATAAATAAATACGAAACATTGTTAAATTTCATTAAATTAAATAATTTTAATTAATTTCAAAAAAAAAATTGATATAACATATTAATTTAATTAAAAAATTAAAAGATATTTATCCTTCAAAAACAGTTCATACAATCTTTTAATATTTATCTTAAAGTATAAGTTTAAATAGGGAATAAAATATTTTTTAAATAACATTTCGATGAGATATAAATAGACAAATAATATTTAATTATTACCACATAAAATTAAGATTACATAATTTGTTTGTTAGTAATAACATGAAAAATAGCTAAAATATTATCAAAAGAAGTTATTTAAAATACATAATATTATATATTTATTTTGATAAATGATATATTAGTAAATATTTTAAAGAAATTGTTCGTTATAGCTTAATATAACGAAATGAAATAAAAACTAATAATTTTATAATATATTATTAATTTAAAGGAAAATAATTTATTTTTTAAAAGAATGTTTTTTCTGTAATTATTTAATATTTTTTTTTATTTGGTTTGATTATTTTAAAATTAATTAAATAAGAGGTTATTTAATTGTATGATTTATCTATAATATTAATGGGAAATGATGATGAAAAAATTAAAAATATTATTGAATCAATCCTAGAAAATAATGATAAAAATGATTTAGAAAAAATAGAATTCATTATTAATAATGATTTAGCATATGCTAATCTTAATAAAAGGGACTTATTTTATTTAAATATTAACTTAATTAATTCTAAAGATTCTTTTAATGGTTATAATCAAGCATTAAATAATGCAAAAGGATCTTATTTATTTTTTCATGATTTAAATGATACTCTATTTAATTATTCTATTAATTTAATGATTTCTAGTATAAAAAATAAGGGTAATGATATTTTAGTGTATGATTATATAAACGTAAATAAAAATGAATATATTCCAAATAAAATATTCTCCTCATCAAATAAAAATTCTGAATTAAATATAAATAATATGGATTTGATATCAAATCATACAATTTTAGGATCCTATCTTTTCAAACGAAAGTTATTAATAGATAATAATATCCAATTTAGGTCATTATTGGATTATAACTTCGTATTCATTATAGAAACTTTATTACACAGTGACAATATTAGTTATTTAAATAAAATTCTTCTTAAACATGGCTTAAAAAATAGATCCAATGATTTTTCTTATTATTTGAGTAAAATTGATACATTTAATTATTTATCTGACTTAATTAATAATGAAGATCCAAATTTTTTAGATTGTTTAACTTATGAATTAATTAATTATATTGAGAACTTTATTAAAAGTGATTTAAGTAAAAGAGAAAGATTTGATATAATTATTTATGGAAGTACTTTTTTTGAAAATTTTGTGGATAAATTGGATAAGAGGTATGATAAATATAATTTATTTTTAAGATTAATCAAACAAAGATTAATAAATGAATCAGTTGAAGTATCCCTTTTATTAAAAAATATAATTACTGAAGATACTGTTGAGTTAATTAATTTAGATAATAGGGAAATAATATTTGTTTTTTATGGATTAGAGTATGAAATAGGTGGAATGGCTAAAGCAATTTTCAATAGAGCGAATATATTAGTTAATCAAAACCTTAACATTACACTAATTAATTTAGAACCGTATGTGAACCATAATATATTAGAAAAATTTCATGATTATAATTTTATTGAAAAAAACTTTCGTAAGTTGGGTTATTTAGATGAAAATCTAAAGTTATTTAATATTTTTGATTATTTATATAAAAAAAATTCTACAGATAAAAATGATACATACCAATCAGATGAGTATAACTTAATCAATAAAAGTAAAAAAGTCAATTTCATTAACGATTACATAATTGAATCTATTGATACACAAGATGATTCAGAAATATACTATTATTATGACTTAAATGACTTTGAAGATAATGAAATAACTGTAATTAAAAAACTTAATACAGCACCAATTCCAACAAACCTGGAAGAATTAAGTATTTCAAAAGATTTTAATAAAAAAATTCTTAAATCCGAATTATATATAGGGGATACATTAAGAATTAGGAACGAGTATCATAAATCAAATTATATACTTTTTGAACGTTTTTATGGTAATGATGGATTTAACTTTTTAACTATTCATCATCATAAAGGTCCTAATTTCATTTTGAAAAACAAGAATAATAAATCAGAAATTTACTTCAAAAGTATACAAGAATTATTTGGTTATTTATTAGAATATTACTGTTTAAGTTCTTCAAATAAACCATTTTTAGTAAATGATTGTTCTGGTCCGATACCTAGTATTGAAAATGTATCTGGTGAAGTAGCATATACTATTGGAAATCTGCATTCTAATCCTTATTTAGAATCTCATTGTTATGGAAGTAAGATGAGGGAAATTTCAATATTAAAAAATATTAAAAAATTAGATTCATTAATAACTCTTACTAATTCAGAACAAAAAGATTTAATTAAAGAATTTAAAACAGATAACATATTCGTTATTCCGAATACATTAGATTTTAAGGAAATAATAGAATTAGACCAGATGAATATTCCTAAAAATAATAAAAAATTTTCAATTTTTGCAAGAATTGCGAGTGAAAAAAATTTATCTGATCTAATTCAAGCATTTGCACAAGTTACTCAAGTAGATCCTGATGTTTTTTTATGTATTTATGGAAGATCTTTAACAGATGATGAAATTAAAGAATATGAAAAACTTAAAAAATTAATTAAAGAATTACATTTAGAAAATAATGTTTTCTTTAAGGGACATATTGAAAATGTATCCGAAGAAATAAGAACATCCATAGCTACATTGCTAGTTTCGGATATTGAAGGTATGCCAATGGTTATCATTGAATCTATGATGAATAAAGTACCTGTAATTAGTTATGATATAAATTTTGGGCCAAGGGATGTAATTACTAATAATGTTGATGGATTTATTGTAAAACAATATGATATAGATGAATTATCTGAAAAGATATTGTATCTATCTAAACATCCGGAATTATCAGAGACTATGGGTATCAAGGCAAGGGAAAATATAATGGAAAATTATTCCTCAGATAAAATTTATACTAAATGGGCAAATGTTTTTCAGAAAACTTATGCAATCAATACACTAAAAAAATATAAGCTATTAACGGATTTAAATGAAAACAGGACTAGAATAAACGAATTAGAAAATAATTTAAACGAATCTAAATTAAAAATAAAACGGGATAATATTCAATTAAATAAAAATATTAATTTATTAAAACATGAAATTGAACAAGAAAATCATAATATAAATATTATTCATCAAGATACGGAACATATAAACACTACTATAAAATATTATCAAGTAAACAGTAAGTTTAAAAGAAAAATTTTATTCTTCCTTCCATTTTTATATATTCTGTACTGTCATAAGGATATAATTTCAACATTTAAATTATATTATAAATTACAAGATAATCCTTGGTTTAATATAGGATATTATTTAGATAAAAATCAAGATATTTCCCGTAAGAAATGGTGTGAATATTTAACGATTGAATTACATTATGTTTGTCATGGATTTTATGAAAAACGATTACCAAATCATGATTATAAAAATAATTTAACTAAAGAACAATTAATTAACATTTTAAAAGAGGATAATAATGTATAAGATTTCAGTAATTTTACCAGTATATAATGTTGAAAAAACTATTAATTCAGCATTTGATTCCTTGTTAAATCAAACAATAGGTTTTTCAAATCTTGAAATAATATTTGTTGATGATTGTTCAACAGATAATAGTGCTAATATTATAAAAAATTTAATGAAAAAATATTCAAACATTAAATATTACAAACTAGATGAAAATAGTGGAGTTGGAGGAAAACCACGTAACCTAGGAATAACATATGCAACATCTAAATATGTCATGTTTTTAGATCCTGATGACACGTATTACGAAGATGCATGTGAATTATTATATGTGAATATGATTAGTAATAATGTGGATATGGTTTCAGGTAATTTTACTATTAAAAAAAATAATACACGAATAAAAGCCGAAAACTTTGAAAATTATATGAATATACATTATGGAACTTATAAAATTCAAAATATTAGAGAAAATACAAGTTTATTAAAATTATCACCTGCGGTTTGGACAAAAATATTTAAGAGATCATTTTTAATTAATAATAAAATAGAATTTTTAGAATATGTGCCAGCTGAAGATTTATATTTTGTTTATAAAGCATTAATAAATGCTAATGGGATAATGTACATTGATGAAAACATAGTATATTATGATACTCGAACAGATGAAAATGAATCCATGTCTGTAACATCAATCCGTAATAATAAAATGTTAATCGGTTATATTTATGCATATAGGAAATTATTCCATTTATTAAACAATTTTGATAATAAGTTAGGTTGGATTGCTTCAATGCATTTATATTTCGGATCTATTCAATTTGTACATAGTACTCTATCCAAATCAGATAAATTAGAATTTCTATCAAATGCCCGAAATTTATATAAAGTATTTATGAATAATGGAAAATTAAAACCATTTAAAAATTATGAGAATTTATTTAAATTAATTTTAAATAACAAACTAATTAACGCTATAAATGTTTCAGAACAAATGAAATATTACTTAGATGAAAATAAAAAGTTAGAAACTGATTTAATATATTATTTATTAATTAATAAAAAAGAGAAAAAAACAAAGTTAGACAATGTCATGAAAAAATATGAATTGTTAAGAAAAAATAATTATGACATTATTTTAGTTGAAATTGATATTAACTCTAAAATTAATAGAAAAAATATCCAAATAAATTATTCTGATCTTGAAATTTCTAATAAACAACTTAATCTAAAAAATAAAAGAATTAGTATTTCAGATAATTCATATATTAACTCTTCTAAAAATACTGCAAATAATCTAATTAATAAACTGTGGAAAAATAAAATATTAAAAGATGAATCTGATCTAGTGTCTTATATAATAAACAGAGAAAATATTGAAACAAACAGAGATTATGGAATAATCAATGAATATAATGACAACATCACTAATTCATTTAATCTAAATTCATATGAAATAACTTTACCAAAGTATGATAAGTCCAATAATTTTTTTAAACAATGGAAAGAATCTCATAAAAATTATTATTGGAATAAGATAAATGATGAATCAAAAATAATTTTATTAAATGAAACAGAAAATAAAAAAAATAATTTACTAAAAGAACTAAATAAATTAGAAAATAATCAATATAAATCCAATTATACGGTTTTAAATAAACTTAAAACGAATAAACATAACACACATAAAATTTTCACGGATATTGATGAAAGATATGCTCATAAAAAAACAACATTAGAATATTATAAATTAAAAAGCAAAATTAAAAAGAAATTACTTTTGTTTTTACCTTACTTATACATTATTTATAAACATGAAAATATACTAACAAATTTTAAATTATACTCATTATTACAGGATAATAATTGGTTCAATACAGGATATTACTTAAATAAAAATTCAGACATTTCCAGAAATAAATGGTGTAAACTATTTACTCCCGAAACACATTATGTATGCCATGGACATAACGAAAAAAGAAAACCTAATCCTAATTATGATATTAATTTAACAAAAAAAGAAATTATTAAACAATTGGAAATAAAGTGATATTATGATAATTATTAAATTAAAAGGTGGTTTAGGAAATCAATTATTTCAATATGCTTTTGCATGTTCATTAGCTCATTCATTACATGTTGAATTATTTTTAGACATTTCCTATTTTTCACATAATGAACCAAGAAA
It encodes:
- a CDS encoding glycosyltransferase; this translates as MYDLSIILMGNDDEKIKNIIESILENNDKNDLEKIEFIINNDLAYANLNKRDLFYLNINLINSKDSFNGYNQALNNAKGSYLFFHDLNDTLFNYSINLMISSIKNKGNDILVYDYINVNKNEYIPNKIFSSSNKNSELNINNMDLISNHTILGSYLFKRKLLIDNNIQFRSLLDYNFVFIIETLLHSDNISYLNKILLKHGLKNRSNDFSYYLSKIDTFNYLSDLINNEDPNFLDCLTYELINYIENFIKSDLSKRERFDIIIYGSTFFENFVDKLDKRYDKYNLFLRLIKQRLINESVEVSLLLKNIITEDTVELINLDNREIIFVFYGLEYEIGGMAKAIFNRANILVNQNLNITLINLEPYVNHNILEKFHDYNFIEKNFRKLGYLDENLKLFNIFDYLYKKNSTDKNDTYQSDEYNLINKSKKVNFINDYIIESIDTQDDSEIYYYYDLNDFEDNEITVIKKLNTAPIPTNLEELSISKDFNKKILKSELYIGDTLRIRNEYHKSNYILFERFYGNDGFNFLTIHHHKGPNFILKNKNNKSEIYFKSIQELFGYLLEYYCLSSSNKPFLVNDCSGPIPSIENVSGEVAYTIGNLHSNPYLESHCYGSKMREISILKNIKKLDSLITLTNSEQKDLIKEFKTDNIFVIPNTLDFKEIIELDQMNIPKNNKKFSIFARIASEKNLSDLIQAFAQVTQVDPDVFLCIYGRSLTDDEIKEYEKLKKLIKELHLENNVFFKGHIENVSEEIRTSIATLLVSDIEGMPMVIIESMMNKVPVISYDINFGPRDVITNNVDGFIVKQYDIDELSEKILYLSKHPELSETMGIKARENIMENYSSDKIYTKWANVFQKTYAINTLKKYKLLTDLNENRTRINELENNLNESKLKIKRDNIQLNKNINLLKHEIEQENHNINIIHQDTEHINTTIKYYQVNSKFKRKILFFLPFLYILYCHKDIISTFKLYYKLQDNPWFNIGYYLDKNQDISRKKWCEYLTIELHYVCHGFYEKRLPNHDYKNNLTKEQLINILKEDNNV
- a CDS encoding glycosyltransferase family 2 protein produces the protein MYKISVILPVYNVEKTINSAFDSLLNQTIGFSNLEIIFVDDCSTDNSANIIKNLMKKYSNIKYYKLDENSGVGGKPRNLGITYATSKYVMFLDPDDTYYEDACELLYVNMISNNVDMVSGNFTIKKNNTRIKAENFENYMNIHYGTYKIQNIRENTSLLKLSPAVWTKIFKRSFLINNKIEFLEYVPAEDLYFVYKALINANGIMYIDENIVYYDTRTDENESMSVTSIRNNKMLIGYIYAYRKLFHLLNNFDNKLGWIASMHLYFGSIQFVHSTLSKSDKLEFLSNARNLYKVFMNNGKLKPFKNYENLFKLILNNKLINAINVSEQMKYYLDENKKLETDLIYYLLINKKEKKTKLDNVMKKYELLRKNNYDIILVEIDINSKINRKNIQINYSDLEISNKQLNLKNKRISISDNSYINSSKNTANNLINKLWKNKILKDESDLVSYIINRENIETNRDYGIINEYNDNITNSFNLNSYEITLPKYDKSNNFFKQWKESHKNYYWNKINDESKIILLNETENKKNNLLKELNKLENNQYKSNYTVLNKLKTNKHNTHKIFTDIDERYAHKKTTLEYYKLKSKIKKKLLLFLPYLYIIYKHENILTNFKLYSLLQDNNWFNTGYYLNKNSDISRNKWCKLFTPETHYVCHGHNEKRKPNPNYDINLTKKEIIKQLEIK